In one Mesoaciditoga lauensis cd-1655R = DSM 25116 genomic region, the following are encoded:
- the rpsT gene encoding 30S ribosomal protein S20 yields the protein MANSRSAKKRVRASERKRIMNQIAKSKFKTAVKKALSAAENGEEDLQAKLSEAFSKIDKAAKSGAIHKNQAARRKSRLIKKIRLLQQTK from the coding sequence ATGGCGAATTCAAGATCTGCTAAGAAACGGGTAAGGGCTTCTGAAAGAAAAAGAATTATGAATCAGATTGCCAAGAGCAAGTTCAAAACAGCCGTGAAAAAAGCCTTGAGTGCTGCTGAAAATGGAGAAGAAGACCTTCAAGCAAAACTAAGTGAAGCTTTTTCGAAAATAGATAAAGCGGCCAAGAGCGGCGCTATTCATAAAAACCAAGCGGCACGCAGAAAATCCAGACTTATAAAGAAGATAAGGCTTTTACAACAAACCAAATAA
- a CDS encoding RNA polymerase sigma factor yields the protein MNDLKFIRDLKRGEPEAYKKLYDEHVSKIGRIAKSYLGVDDVEDVIQEVFIKVYKNIKKFRGDSALSTWIYRITVNVCKDMLAKKHRKKEILTSFGLEEDDEKTFPEPVEETRPSDEFLKEVSSEEIRRAIDSLSQEDRLLITLREIEGMSYAEIADVVEKPIGTVKSKLHYARERLKDILEEKEK from the coding sequence TTGAACGACTTAAAGTTCATTAGAGATTTGAAAAGAGGAGAACCTGAGGCCTACAAAAAATTGTACGATGAACATGTTAGTAAAATAGGAAGAATAGCCAAATCCTATCTTGGTGTCGATGATGTGGAAGATGTGATTCAGGAGGTTTTTATAAAAGTTTATAAGAATATAAAGAAGTTTCGGGGAGATTCGGCACTTTCAACATGGATATATCGTATAACGGTTAACGTATGCAAAGACATGTTGGCTAAGAAACATAGAAAAAAGGAAATACTAACTAGCTTTGGCCTCGAAGAAGATGATGAAAAAACTTTTCCCGAACCTGTTGAGGAGACAAGACCTTCTGATGAATTCCTAAAAGAGGTATCTTCCGAGGAGATTCGTAGAGCGATAGATTCATTGTCTCAAGAAGATAGGTTGTTAATAACTTTGAGAGAAATAGAGGGAATGAGTTACGCAGAGATAGCTGACGTTGTAGAAAAGCCTATTGGAACCGTAAAGAGCAAACTGCATTACGCTCGAGAAAGACTCAAGGATATACTTGAGGAGAAAGAAAAGTGA
- a CDS encoding anti-sigma factor family protein: MNCNEYREKFINEELTPEEKKKFMEHLKECEGCRVFVEKYKKTQSFMRIRTDYIPSEELREKIVSNVRLKKTVKRLYAVVLPTAAMVVVGIFLLGKPFINGQNLYQRVALKGIEMLRTTSSATTSSATPSNAEVGEDYSYLVHIKNVSDQFIKNVSDKF, encoded by the coding sequence ATGAATTGTAATGAGTATAGAGAAAAATTCATTAACGAAGAGCTAACCCCTGAAGAAAAAAAGAAATTTATGGAGCACTTAAAAGAATGCGAAGGATGTAGGGTCTTCGTCGAAAAATACAAAAAAACGCAAAGCTTCATGAGAATACGAACAGACTACATTCCTTCTGAAGAATTAAGGGAAAAAATCGTGTCTAATGTGCGGTTAAAGAAGACTGTCAAAAGGTTGTACGCCGTTGTTCTTCCTACGGCAGCAATGGTAGTAGTGGGCATTTTCCTTTTGGGAAAACCATTTATCAACGGTCAGAATTTGTATCAACGTGTGGCCTTAAAAGGAATTGAAATGTTAAGGACAACAAGTTCAGCCACCACAAGTTCAGCTACTCCTTCCAACGCAGAAGTTGGCGAAGATTACTCTTATCTAGTTCATATAAAAAACGTGAGTGATCAATTTATAAAAAACGTGAGTGATAAATTTTGA